A genomic segment from Bacillus cereus G9842 encodes:
- a CDS encoding amino acid ABC transporter permease → MNLDFSAITPSIPYILKGLEVTLKIVAVSALAGFILGTLLALCKIARIRALNIAADFYTSIFRGTPLVLQLMIIYFGVPQIIGYEIPAFLAAVLAFSLNSGAYMSEVIRAGIQAVDKGQTEAAMALGIPYGKMMRNIIFPQALKNILPALVNEFATLTKESAVVTVIGATDLMRRAYIVGGETFKYLEPLLFVGLIYYMLVIILTLVGKAIEGRMKKSD, encoded by the coding sequence ATGAACTTAGATTTTTCGGCGATTACGCCTTCGATACCATATATACTAAAAGGTTTAGAAGTTACTTTGAAAATTGTAGCAGTATCAGCTTTAGCAGGATTTATTTTAGGAACATTATTAGCACTTTGTAAAATTGCTAGAATACGAGCGTTAAATATAGCAGCAGATTTTTATACATCAATTTTTCGTGGTACACCACTTGTATTGCAATTAATGATTATTTATTTCGGCGTCCCGCAAATAATTGGTTATGAAATACCAGCATTCTTAGCAGCTGTACTTGCATTTAGCTTGAATTCAGGTGCATACATGTCAGAAGTGATTCGTGCTGGTATTCAAGCAGTTGATAAAGGACAAACAGAAGCAGCGATGGCTTTAGGGATACCGTACGGAAAAATGATGAGAAATATTATTTTCCCTCAAGCATTAAAAAATATATTACCAGCTCTTGTGAACGAATTTGCGACACTTACGAAAGAATCGGCTGTAGTAACAGTAATAGGCGCGACTGATTTAATGCGTCGTGCTTACATCGTAGGCGGTGAGACATTTAAATATCTTGAACCATTACTTTTTGTTGGACTGATTTATTATATGTTAGTCATTATTCTTACATTAGTCGGGAAGGCAATTGAAGGGAGAATGAAGAAAAGTGATTAA
- a CDS encoding L,D-transpeptidase: MPYLLSIILCLSLSPLWPLGDNPRAGDPFIIVNKATNKLAYIDDGKIQKVFPVATGKTNELTPEGTFDVVMKAKDPYYIAKNIPGGSPKNPLGSRWIGFNARGTDGSKYGIHGTNQPSSIGKYISQGCIRMKKNDVEYLFDRIPIGTKVWIVKSKKSFQQLAKEKGAVAYEKANEKVGFFYCNKLS, encoded by the coding sequence ATGCCGTATCTTCTCTCTATCATATTATGTCTTTCTTTATCGCCGCTTTGGCCTCTTGGGGATAATCCGCGTGCCGGAGATCCTTTTATTATTGTAAATAAAGCAACGAATAAATTAGCTTACATTGACGATGGAAAGATTCAAAAAGTTTTTCCAGTAGCGACAGGGAAAACGAATGAATTAACTCCAGAAGGAACTTTTGATGTTGTAATGAAAGCGAAGGACCCGTATTACATTGCGAAGAATATTCCGGGTGGATCGCCAAAAAATCCACTTGGGTCAAGGTGGATTGGGTTTAATGCAAGAGGAACTGATGGAAGTAAATATGGAATACATGGAACAAACCAACCGAGTTCAATTGGAAAGTATATTTCACAAGGATGTATAAGAATGAAGAAAAACGATGTGGAATATTTGTTTGATCGTATTCCAATTGGAACGAAAGTATGGATTGTGAAATCGAAAAAATCATTTCAGCAATTGGCAAAAGAAAAAGGAGCCGTTGCATATGAAAAAGCCAACGAAAAGGTTGGCTTTTTCTATTGTAATAAGTTGTCTTGA
- the mgtA gene encoding magnesium-translocating P-type ATPase: MFNLQRQETKHAYEQDSMKTNNELLVEVATQDVISALKLLETTQDGLSKQEVARRLSLYGPNEIAHNKMAPWYIQFLLAFKNPFIFVLLALGALSFFTDDIQGTIVVSAMVLLSATIRFSQEFRSQKAADNLKAMVRTTASVFRINGFVHETKNVTNLNRNYTTEIPIEELVPGDIISLSAGDIVPADVRVVSAKDLFVNQSSLTGEALPIEKYEHCYHTENKHILPKNMKKNYNPLDMENLCFMGTNIVSGSAKAVVISTSTDTYFGSLANKVIGKRVETSFDKGVNKVSWLLITFMLIMAPIVLLINGFTKGDWQEAFFFAIAVAVGLTPEMLPMIVTANLAKGAVNMSKQKVIVKQLNSIQNLGAMNILCTDKTGTLTEDKVVLVRHLDSNGNKCNRVLQFAYLNSFYQTGLKNLIDKAVIKHTEENNTFDPSAFQKLDEIPFDFARRRMSVIVKDISGEHTMVCKGAVEEILSICNYTEVDKKIVTLTEEIRSNVKKLSETLNSEGMRVIAVAYKKDRNINDKEYAVKDETDMILAGYIGFLDPPKPSAAAAIQALQKHGVQVKILTGDNEIVTRKVCKEVGLDIGEPILGYEIDSLPDKALAKLAEETTVFAKLNPMQKSRIIHALQGNRHTVGYMGDGINDAVALREADVGISVDTATDIAKEASDIILLEKSLTILEAGIVEGRTTFGNILKYIKMTASSNFGNVFSVLVASAFIPFLPMLAIHLLIQNLLYDISQLSIPWDKMDKEFLEKPRKWDTANLRNFIICIGPISSIFDIITYVVMWNVFGANTPSEQSLFQSGWFVVGLLTQTLIVHMIRTQKIPFIQSTASTPVVLLTALIMAIGIYIPFSPLGAAVGLQALPLSYFPWLVGILLGYAFLTQFLKKLYIKKFHSWL; encoded by the coding sequence ATGTTTAATTTACAAAGACAAGAAACAAAGCATGCTTATGAGCAAGATAGCATGAAAACAAATAACGAATTATTAGTGGAGGTTGCAACACAAGATGTAATCTCTGCGTTAAAACTTCTAGAAACAACACAAGATGGATTATCTAAACAAGAAGTGGCTCGTAGACTTTCTTTATACGGTCCGAACGAAATAGCTCATAATAAAATGGCGCCGTGGTACATTCAATTTCTGCTGGCATTTAAAAATCCATTTATTTTCGTTTTATTAGCTCTTGGGGCACTCTCCTTTTTCACAGATGACATACAAGGAACAATTGTCGTATCTGCAATGGTACTACTTAGTGCAACGATTCGGTTTTCCCAAGAATTTCGTTCTCAAAAAGCTGCCGATAATTTAAAGGCTATGGTTCGAACAACTGCGAGCGTATTTAGAATAAATGGATTTGTACATGAAACAAAAAATGTAACGAATTTAAATCGAAATTACACAACAGAAATTCCAATTGAAGAGCTTGTACCTGGCGATATTATTTCCCTTTCAGCTGGTGATATCGTTCCAGCTGATGTGCGTGTTGTATCCGCTAAAGATTTATTTGTTAATCAATCTTCTTTGACAGGGGAAGCACTTCCTATAGAAAAATACGAACACTGCTACCATACAGAAAATAAGCATATCTTACCGAAAAACATGAAAAAAAATTACAATCCACTCGATATGGAAAACCTTTGCTTCATGGGAACAAATATTGTAAGTGGTAGCGCAAAAGCTGTTGTCATCTCAACAAGTACCGATACGTATTTCGGCTCTTTAGCAAATAAGGTAATCGGAAAGCGTGTAGAAACAAGCTTTGATAAAGGTGTAAACAAAGTAAGCTGGCTCTTAATTACATTCATGCTTATTATGGCGCCTATCGTCCTTCTCATTAACGGATTCACAAAGGGAGATTGGCAAGAAGCTTTCTTCTTCGCTATTGCCGTTGCTGTTGGTCTTACACCTGAAATGTTACCAATGATTGTAACTGCTAATTTAGCTAAAGGTGCCGTTAACATGTCTAAACAAAAAGTAATTGTAAAACAGCTAAATTCTATTCAAAACTTAGGTGCTATGAACATTCTTTGTACAGATAAAACCGGAACTTTAACAGAAGATAAAGTTGTCCTTGTTCGTCACTTAGATTCTAATGGAAATAAATGCAATCGTGTCTTGCAATTTGCCTATTTAAATAGTTTCTATCAAACTGGATTGAAAAACTTAATAGATAAAGCTGTTATTAAGCATACAGAGGAAAACAATACATTTGACCCATCAGCTTTTCAAAAGCTAGATGAAATTCCATTCGATTTCGCCCGCCGGCGTATGTCAGTCATCGTAAAAGATATTTCAGGTGAACATACAATGGTTTGTAAAGGTGCCGTAGAAGAAATTTTATCAATTTGCAACTACACTGAAGTGGATAAAAAAATCGTTACACTCACTGAGGAAATACGCTCAAATGTCAAAAAACTAAGCGAGACATTGAATAGTGAAGGTATGCGGGTTATTGCTGTGGCTTATAAAAAAGATAGAAACATAAATGATAAAGAGTACGCAGTAAAAGACGAAACTGATATGATTCTCGCTGGATATATCGGCTTTTTAGATCCACCGAAACCATCTGCAGCAGCTGCAATTCAAGCATTACAAAAGCATGGTGTACAAGTAAAAATTTTAACTGGCGATAACGAAATTGTTACACGAAAAGTTTGTAAAGAAGTTGGATTAGATATCGGCGAACCAATCCTCGGTTACGAGATTGATTCTTTACCAGATAAAGCATTAGCAAAACTTGCTGAAGAAACGACTGTATTTGCGAAGCTTAATCCAATGCAAAAATCTCGCATTATACACGCATTACAAGGAAACAGACACACTGTAGGTTACATGGGAGACGGCATTAACGATGCTGTAGCATTACGTGAAGCTGATGTCGGAATATCTGTTGATACTGCTACTGATATTGCGAAAGAAGCTTCTGATATTATTCTACTCGAAAAAAGTTTAACTATATTAGAAGCCGGGATTGTAGAAGGACGTACTACATTCGGAAATATTTTAAAATATATTAAGATGACAGCTAGCTCTAACTTCGGTAATGTGTTTAGCGTGTTAGTAGCGAGTGCTTTCATTCCTTTTTTACCGATGCTTGCCATTCACCTTTTAATTCAAAACTTACTTTATGATATTTCACAACTTTCTATTCCATGGGACAAAATGGATAAAGAGTTTCTAGAAAAACCCCGAAAATGGGATACTGCAAACTTACGAAACTTCATTATTTGTATCGGCCCAATTAGTTCCATATTTGATATTATCACATACGTAGTCATGTGGAATGTATTTGGCGCAAATACACCGAGCGAGCAATCATTATTCCAGTCCGGTTGGTTTGTGGTTGGATTGTTAACTCAAACTTTAATTGTTCACATGATACGAACACAGAAGATTCCATTTATTCAAAGCACTGCATCAACACCCGTCGTTTTATTAACCGCTCTTATTATGGCAATCGGGATTTATATTCCATTCTCACCACTTGGTGCAGCCGTTGGTTTACAAGCATTGCCACTTAGCTACTTCCCTTGGTTAGTAGGAATACTATTAGGCTACGCTTTTTTAACACAATTCCTGAAAAAGCTTTATATTAAAAAGTTTCATAGCTGGTTGTAA
- a CDS encoding MgtC/SapB family protein — MVWYDIIFRLVIAIIVGACIGMERQWRHRMAGLRTNALVSLGACIFVLLSVMLDHDASPSRIAAQVVSGISFLGGGVIIRDGFSIRGLNTAATLWCAAAVGTLTGAGFLVAAILGAAGVLLANILLRPIALFMNKKSKEESPEQTNYLLSLTCSEETEAHIRFLLMHMVSTEGLSLKELYSEDVDSNQKVCIQAILHCKTNAAILIEKIVSRMLLESGVTGAGWKTSLDLEAS; from the coding sequence ATGGTATGGTACGACATTATATTCAGATTAGTTATAGCAATTATTGTAGGAGCTTGCATCGGAATGGAAAGACAATGGAGACATCGAATGGCTGGGTTACGGACAAATGCTCTCGTATCACTTGGTGCCTGTATATTTGTTTTATTATCCGTCATGCTTGATCATGATGCTAGCCCATCCCGCATTGCTGCTCAAGTCGTTAGTGGCATTAGTTTTTTAGGGGGTGGCGTTATTATCCGCGATGGTTTTAGTATTAGAGGGCTAAATACGGCAGCTACTTTATGGTGTGCAGCTGCTGTCGGTACTCTTACAGGCGCCGGTTTCCTCGTTGCAGCTATATTAGGTGCAGCCGGCGTGTTACTAGCAAATATACTTCTTCGCCCAATTGCTCTTTTTATGAATAAAAAATCAAAAGAAGAATCACCTGAACAAACGAACTACTTACTTTCCCTTACTTGTTCAGAAGAAACTGAAGCACATATTCGTTTTTTACTTATGCATATGGTAAGTACAGAAGGGCTCAGTTTAAAAGAGTTGTATAGTGAAGATGTAGATTCTAATCAAAAAGTTTGTATACAGGCTATATTACATTGCAAGACAAATGCAGCTATCTTAATTGAAAAAATAGTAAGTAGAATGCTATTAGAATCTGGCGTTACTGGAGCTGGATGGAAGACTTCTTTAGATTTAGAAGCGAGTTAA
- a CDS encoding GNAT family N-acetyltransferase: MMKIYETDRLYLREIDESYAETVLQYYDRNREFLKAWEEYRPDDFFTLDYQKKKLQKDRKEFEDGKIIRLWIFKKGDDTKIIGCISFNLIVRGIYQSCVLGYKLDKAELNKGYTTEALRKAIQVAFEEFQLHRIEAPIMPRNLASIQVVTKIGFQYEGVSRKMLMVNGVWEDHMRWVLLNE; the protein is encoded by the coding sequence ATGATGAAAATATACGAAACAGATCGTTTATACTTAAGGGAAATAGATGAGTCGTATGCTGAAACAGTTCTTCAATATTACGACAGAAATCGTGAATTTTTAAAAGCTTGGGAAGAGTATAGACCGGATGATTTTTTTACGCTAGATTATCAAAAGAAAAAGTTGCAAAAGGATAGAAAAGAGTTCGAAGACGGGAAAATCATCAGACTATGGATTTTTAAAAAGGGTGATGATACAAAAATAATTGGGTGTATTTCATTTAATTTAATCGTTCGTGGCATTTATCAATCTTGTGTACTCGGTTATAAATTAGATAAAGCAGAGTTAAACAAAGGGTATACGACAGAAGCACTTAGAAAAGCAATTCAAGTTGCTTTTGAGGAATTTCAGTTACATCGTATAGAAGCTCCGATTATGCCTCGTAATTTAGCATCTATACAAGTGGTGACGAAGATAGGTTTTCAATATGAAGGCGTGTCTAGGAAGATGTTAATGGTAAATGGCGTGTGGGAGGATCATATGCGCTGGGTATTGTTAAATGAGTAA
- a CDS encoding transporter substrate-binding domain-containing protein — MKKLLSISFALILIVSIFSACSNGESKETKGNKKVLVMGTSADYKPYEYVEASKSDEIIGFDVDVAKYIGKELGYEVKVKDMDFGGLLASLSSGKVDFVMAGMTPTAERKNNVDFTDIYFVAKNMVVSKKDSNIKSVEDLKGKKVGVQTGSIQEEKAAEFKKQVDFQVEGRDRIPEIVQEIKAGRFDAAIIEDTVAKNYLEKMKDLKGIEIKEAPEEVGAAIALPKNSDKTAEFNKVIKKMQENGEMDKLVKKWFGSEK, encoded by the coding sequence ATGAAGAAGTTATTATCAATATCGTTTGCACTTATTTTAATTGTAAGTATATTCAGCGCTTGTAGTAATGGGGAATCGAAAGAAACAAAAGGAAATAAGAAAGTACTCGTAATGGGGACTTCAGCAGATTATAAACCATATGAATACGTGGAAGCTTCAAAAAGTGATGAAATTATTGGTTTTGATGTTGATGTTGCTAAATATATTGGAAAAGAACTTGGGTATGAAGTGAAAGTGAAAGATATGGATTTTGGTGGTTTATTAGCATCTCTTAGTTCAGGAAAAGTTGATTTCGTAATGGCAGGTATGACGCCAACTGCAGAGCGTAAAAATAATGTTGATTTTACAGATATTTATTTTGTTGCGAAAAATATGGTCGTTTCTAAAAAGGATTCTAATATTAAATCTGTAGAGGATTTAAAAGGGAAAAAAGTAGGAGTACAAACAGGATCTATTCAAGAAGAGAAAGCAGCAGAATTTAAAAAACAAGTAGATTTCCAAGTTGAGGGACGTGACCGTATACCAGAAATCGTACAAGAAATTAAAGCCGGTCGTTTTGACGCTGCAATTATAGAAGACACAGTTGCTAAAAATTATTTAGAGAAAATGAAAGATTTAAAAGGAATTGAAATTAAAGAAGCGCCAGAAGAAGTTGGAGCAGCAATTGCCCTTCCGAAAAATAGTGATAAAACAGCTGAATTTAATAAAGTAATTAAAAAAATGCAAGAAAATGGAGAAATGGATAAATTAGTGAAGAAATGGTTTGGCAGCGAAAAATAA
- a CDS encoding DNA polymerase IV has translation MREMYPKNGHVILHVDMNCFFASVEIAHDPSLQGKPLAVAGNEKERKGIIITCSYEAREYGIRTTMPLWEAKRLCPQLVVRRPNFTLYREASFQMFQVLSRFTEKIQPVSIDEGYLDITDCYALGSPLEIAKMIQQALLTELQLPCSIGIAPNLFLAKTASDMKKPLGITVLRKRDIPELIWPRPVGAMHGIGEKTAEKLNDIHIQTIEQLAKGDEHIIRAKIGKHGVDLQRRAKGMDDREVDPSQMGQHKSVGNSMTFSKDMDEEKELLDMLERLSKSVSKRLQKRTLVSYNIQIMIKYHDRRTVTRSKQLKNAIWEERDIFQAASRLWKQHWDGDSVRLLGVTATEIEWKTESVKQLDLFSFEEDAKKEPLLAVIDQINDKYGTLLLQRGSQLLRKQEKSFQQKLENKFM, from the coding sequence ATGCGAGAAATGTATCCGAAAAATGGTCATGTAATTTTACATGTAGATATGAATTGCTTTTTCGCATCTGTTGAAATTGCTCATGATCCATCATTACAAGGAAAGCCATTAGCGGTTGCTGGAAATGAAAAAGAGAGAAAAGGAATTATCATAACATGTAGTTATGAGGCGAGAGAATACGGAATACGTACGACGATGCCCCTTTGGGAAGCGAAAAGGTTATGCCCGCAATTAGTTGTAAGGCGTCCTAATTTCACATTATATCGCGAAGCTTCATTTCAAATGTTTCAAGTCCTTTCCCGTTTTACAGAAAAGATACAACCAGTCTCAATAGATGAAGGATATTTAGATATTACAGATTGCTACGCACTTGGTTCTCCTCTTGAAATAGCAAAGATGATTCAACAAGCACTATTAACAGAGTTGCAGCTTCCGTGTAGTATTGGAATCGCTCCAAATCTTTTCCTAGCAAAGACCGCTTCAGATATGAAAAAACCACTTGGTATTACCGTGCTTCGAAAACGCGATATTCCAGAACTGATTTGGCCACGTCCAGTTGGAGCAATGCATGGAATTGGTGAGAAAACAGCTGAAAAATTAAATGATATTCATATACAGACAATTGAACAGTTGGCAAAGGGAGACGAGCATATCATTCGCGCTAAAATTGGCAAGCACGGTGTTGATTTGCAAAGGCGTGCAAAAGGTATGGATGATAGGGAAGTGGATCCGAGTCAAATGGGACAGCATAAAAGTGTCGGTAACTCGATGACTTTTTCAAAGGATATGGATGAAGAGAAAGAATTACTTGATATGTTAGAACGTTTATCAAAGTCAGTGAGTAAAAGGTTACAAAAGCGAACCCTTGTCAGCTATAATATTCAAATTATGATTAAATACCATGATAGGCGAACAGTAACACGGAGTAAGCAATTGAAAAATGCGATTTGGGAAGAACGCGATATTTTTCAAGCAGCATCCCGTTTATGGAAGCAACATTGGGATGGTGATTCCGTTCGTTTACTAGGTGTTACAGCTACTGAAATAGAGTGGAAGACAGAATCGGTGAAACAATTAGATTTGTTTTCATTTGAAGAGGATGCAAAAAAAGAACCGCTACTTGCTGTCATTGATCAAATTAATGATAAGTATGGAACACTGCTTTTACAACGAGGTAGTCAACTACTACGTAAGCAAGAGAAGTCGTTTCAACAAAAGTTAGAAAATAAATTTATGTAG
- a CDS encoding tripeptidase T: protein MINQERLVNEFMELVQVDSETKFEAEICKVLTKKFTDLGVEVFEDDTMAVTGHGAGNLICTLPATKDGVDTIYFTSHMDTVVPGNGIKPSIKDGYIVSDGTTILGADDKAGLASMFEAIRVLKEKNIPHGKIEFIITVGEESGLVGAKALDRERITAKYGYALDSDGKVGEIVVAAPTQAKVNAIIRGKTAHAGVAPEKGVSAITIAAKAIAKMPLGRIDSETTANIGRFEGGTQTNIVCDHVQIFAEARSLINEKMEAQVAKMKEAFETTAKEMGGHADVEVNVMYPGFKFADGDHVVEVAKRAAEKIGRTPSLHQSGGGSDANVIAGHGIPTVNLAVGYEEIHTTNEKIPVEELAKTAELVVAIIEEVAK, encoded by the coding sequence ATGATTAATCAAGAACGTTTAGTAAATGAATTTATGGAATTAGTACAAGTAGATTCTGAAACGAAATTTGAAGCAGAAATCTGCAAAGTATTAACGAAGAAATTTACAGATTTAGGTGTAGAAGTATTTGAAGATGACACAATGGCTGTAACTGGTCATGGTGCAGGCAACTTAATTTGTACTTTACCAGCAACAAAAGATGGTGTTGATACAATTTACTTTACTTCTCATATGGATACAGTAGTTCCTGGTAATGGAATTAAGCCTTCTATTAAAGATGGATATATCGTATCAGATGGTACAACAATTTTAGGTGCGGATGATAAAGCTGGATTAGCATCAATGTTCGAAGCAATCCGTGTTTTAAAAGAGAAAAATATCCCTCACGGTAAAATTGAATTTATTATTACAGTCGGAGAAGAATCAGGTCTTGTTGGTGCAAAAGCTTTAGATCGTGAGCGTATTACAGCGAAATATGGCTACGCATTAGATAGCGATGGAAAAGTTGGTGAAATCGTTGTTGCAGCTCCAACACAAGCGAAAGTGAACGCAATTATTCGCGGGAAAACAGCTCACGCTGGTGTAGCGCCGGAGAAAGGTGTATCTGCAATTACTATCGCAGCGAAAGCAATTGCGAAGATGCCACTTGGTCGCATTGACTCTGAAACGACTGCAAATATTGGACGTTTTGAAGGTGGTACACAAACGAATATCGTTTGCGATCATGTACAAATCTTTGCAGAAGCTCGTTCGTTAATCAATGAGAAAATGGAAGCACAAGTTGCGAAAATGAAAGAAGCATTTGAAACAACTGCAAAAGAAATGGGCGGTCATGCAGACGTTGAAGTAAACGTTATGTACCCAGGATTTAAATTTGCTGATGGCGATCACGTTGTAGAAGTTGCAAAACGTGCAGCTGAAAAAATTGGTCGTACACCTTCTCTTCACCAAAGTGGTGGCGGAAGTGATGCAAACGTAATTGCAGGACACGGTATTCCAACAGTTAACTTGGCAGTTGGTTATGAAGAAATTCATACAACAAACGAGAAAATTCCTGTTGAAGAGTTAGCAAAAACAGCAGAATTAGTTGTTGCAATTATTGAAGAAGTAGCGAAGTAA
- the prli42 gene encoding stressosome-associated protein Prli42, with translation MHKKAQKIMVYVMLISMLVTTLLAGASMFW, from the coding sequence ATGCATAAAAAAGCTCAAAAAATTATGGTTTATGTGATGCTAATTTCTATGCTTGTAACAACATTACTTGCTGGCGCGAGTATGTTTTGGTAA
- a CDS encoding DUF3894 domain-containing protein has protein sequence MYLNPKLSYMQFFMGFLFVITFILATFNICSYLVAIVCMALLNLTFVIGAFQQKQYTSFVIALVMSFSFSIVAIVFYIK, from the coding sequence ATGTACTTGAATCCAAAACTTTCGTATATGCAGTTTTTTATGGGATTTCTATTTGTTATTACATTCATATTGGCAACTTTTAATATATGTTCTTATCTTGTAGCGATTGTATGTATGGCATTACTTAATCTCACTTTTGTTATTGGAGCATTTCAGCAGAAACAATATACAAGTTTTGTAATAGCACTTGTAATGTCATTTTCCTTTAGTATTGTAGCGATTGTGTTTTATATAAAATAA
- a CDS encoding aromatic acid exporter family protein yields MFKIGYRTVKTAIGTGAAVFIAQLLGLEFYSSAGILVILCVQNTKRKSLQVSLHRFLACVLSMVFAFCIFETIGYTPLAISILLLTFIPTAVMLKIQEGIVTSSVIVMHLYSLKQITWLIVGNEIAILTIGISVALLVNMYMPSSENKLKEYQDKIESNFKTILFEMVVYLRNRESSWSGAELIETENMLNEARDLSFKKLENAFMREDDYYYRYFNMRMQQFEILERMIPLAASLSWTYEQADMIADVVENIGNAISPESTGVISLRQLQEMRELFRDMPLPATREEFEIRAKLVQLVYEMEQYLLIKSRFKGKDNIKELI; encoded by the coding sequence ATGTTCAAAATTGGATACCGTACAGTAAAAACAGCAATTGGGACAGGCGCGGCAGTTTTTATTGCTCAGTTATTAGGATTAGAATTTTATAGTTCAGCGGGTATTTTAGTTATTTTATGTGTACAAAATACGAAGCGCAAATCGCTTCAAGTGTCGTTACATCGTTTTCTAGCGTGTGTATTATCAATGGTATTCGCGTTTTGTATTTTTGAAACGATCGGCTATACACCACTTGCAATTAGCATATTGTTACTTACATTTATTCCGACTGCAGTTATGCTCAAAATTCAAGAGGGTATTGTCACGAGCTCAGTTATTGTTATGCACCTGTATTCATTGAAGCAAATTACATGGCTTATAGTTGGAAATGAAATTGCTATATTAACGATAGGGATTAGCGTGGCTCTATTAGTGAATATGTATATGCCGAGTAGTGAAAATAAGCTAAAAGAGTATCAAGATAAAATAGAGAGTAATTTTAAAACGATTTTGTTTGAAATGGTTGTGTATTTACGAAATCGAGAAAGTAGTTGGAGTGGAGCAGAACTCATTGAAACCGAGAATATGTTAAATGAGGCAAGAGATTTATCGTTTAAAAAACTTGAGAATGCATTTATGCGAGAAGATGATTATTACTATCGTTATTTTAATATGCGTATGCAACAATTCGAAATTTTAGAGCGAATGATACCACTAGCAGCTTCTTTATCGTGGACATATGAACAAGCTGACATGATTGCAGATGTTGTTGAAAACATTGGTAATGCTATTAGCCCTGAGAGTACTGGCGTTATTTCCTTAAGGCAGCTTCAAGAAATGAGGGAATTATTTAGAGACATGCCATTGCCAGCTACACGCGAAGAATTTGAGATACGTGCGAAACTTGTTCAACTTGTGTATGAAATGGAACAATATTTACTCATTAAAAGTCGCTTTAAGGGAAAGGATAATATAAAAGAACTTATATAG
- a CDS encoding amino acid ABC transporter ATP-binding protein yields the protein MIKIENLHKSFGKNEVLKGITTTIEKGEVVAIIGPSGSGKSTFLRCMNMLEAPTDGHIWIGTEEVTNPKTNVMHVRENVGMVFQHFHLFPHMTVLENITYAPINVKGVTKQEAEKKAEKLLEKVGLVDKKNTYPNRLSGGQKQRVAIARALAMEPEVMLFDEPTSALDPEMVKEVLEVMKSLVTTGMTMAIVTHEMGFAKEVADRVLFLDGGKLVEDSAPEEFFAAPKSERAQQFLQKIL from the coding sequence GTGATTAAAATTGAAAACCTTCATAAATCATTTGGTAAAAACGAAGTATTAAAAGGAATTACAACAACGATTGAAAAAGGGGAAGTAGTTGCAATTATAGGACCTTCTGGATCAGGAAAATCAACATTTTTACGTTGTATGAATATGTTAGAAGCACCAACGGATGGTCACATTTGGATTGGAACGGAAGAAGTAACGAATCCGAAAACGAATGTTATGCATGTTCGTGAAAATGTCGGTATGGTATTTCAGCATTTTCACTTATTTCCTCATATGACTGTATTAGAAAATATTACGTATGCTCCTATCAATGTAAAAGGGGTAACGAAGCAAGAAGCTGAAAAGAAAGCTGAGAAACTTTTAGAAAAGGTTGGATTAGTAGATAAAAAAAATACGTATCCGAATCGTTTGTCGGGAGGACAAAAGCAACGTGTAGCAATTGCAAGAGCGTTAGCGATGGAACCGGAAGTTATGTTATTTGATGAACCGACATCGGCGCTAGATCCAGAGATGGTGAAAGAAGTGTTAGAAGTTATGAAATCGTTAGTTACGACAGGAATGACGATGGCTATCGTTACACATGAAATGGGCTTTGCAAAAGAAGTGGCAGATCGTGTTCTTTTCTTGGACGGAGGAAAGCTTGTAGAAGATAGTGCGCCAGAAGAATTTTTTGCAGCGCCGAAAAGTGAACGTGCGCAACAATTTTTACAAAAAATATTGTAA